From a region of the Methanoculleus receptaculi genome:
- a CDS encoding 4-phosphopantoate--beta-alanine ligase: MIPKDHPRYRSLIARERLARCAREGVVTLEGLAAHGRGEAFDYLIGERTTPSAAVAARTAAAMLLSARHAVISVNGNTAALAADDIAALQRVSGADVEVNLFHRTEDRVERITRLLESHGVRVLRGTAERLIPLSHDRALCLPGGIGDADLLLVPLEDGDRCAALRRMGKTVITIDLNPLSRTARTANLTIVDELTRALPGITAGCSSLEPGEAERLIGSLDNAYLLRAAIDEIRENLSHALE, from the coding sequence GTGATACCGAAAGACCATCCACGTTACCGTTCCCTCATCGCCCGTGAACGCCTGGCCCGCTGCGCCCGCGAGGGTGTAGTCACCCTGGAGGGGCTTGCCGCCCACGGCCGCGGGGAGGCGTTTGACTACCTTATCGGCGAGAGGACAACCCCGAGCGCGGCCGTTGCCGCCAGGACTGCCGCGGCGATGCTCCTTTCCGCCCGGCACGCGGTTATATCGGTGAACGGGAACACCGCGGCTCTTGCAGCGGATGATATCGCGGCGCTCCAGAGGGTGAGCGGCGCCGATGTCGAGGTGAACCTCTTCCACAGGACAGAGGATCGGGTGGAACGGATCACCCGGCTCCTTGAATCCCACGGTGTCCGGGTTCTCAGGGGGACGGCTGAAAGACTCATACCGCTCTCCCACGACCGCGCCCTCTGCCTGCCGGGAGGGATAGGGGACGCCGATCTTCTTCTTGTGCCGCTTGAGGACGGAGACCGCTGTGCGGCGCTCCGGCGTATGGGAAAGACCGTCATAACAATCGATCTAAACCCGCTGTCCCGGACGGCCCGAACCGCGAACCTGACGATCGTCGACGAGTTGACCCGTGCCCTCCCGGGGATCACCGCGGGCTGTTCAAGCCTTGAGCCCGGGGAGGCTGAACGCCTGATAGGGTCGCTGGACAATGCCTATCTTCTTCGGGCGGCAATAGATGAGATCAGAGAGAACCTGAGTCATGCTCTGGAGTGA
- the coaBC gene encoding bifunctional phosphopantothenoylcysteine decarboxylase/phosphopantothenate--cysteine ligase CoaBC, protein MKTLSGKTVVLAVTGSIAAVETVKLAHALRRRGAAVQAVMTEAARGIIHPDALTYATGRPAITRITGLVEHVLYCGEGGEADLLLVAPCTANTIGKIAAGVDDTPVTTFASTALGRGMPVVVVPAMHESIYRHPGVVENLERLRSWGIDLVEPRIEEGKAKIADTDTIVLHVERAVSGRPLAGKRVLITSGACAEPLDDVRVLTTRSTGLMGRALALEAFRLGADVAVVHAGSFPCVRNIRAATAAEMRQAVLSVCRDEGVDVYISAAAISDYAPERHEGKIRGGSPMTIRLNPLPKVIDEVMQTCRPAVTVAFKLGWDEEERARAMLDAGVRMVVLNTPATMGAAEGSFVIMTAGGSRNVTGSKEEVAGAIWSELL, encoded by the coding sequence ATGAAGACACTTTCAGGAAAGACCGTGGTGCTCGCCGTGACCGGAAGCATCGCGGCGGTCGAGACGGTGAAACTTGCCCACGCCCTGCGCCGCCGGGGGGCAGCGGTGCAGGCGGTAATGACGGAGGCCGCGAGAGGTATCATCCATCCCGACGCCCTGACCTACGCGACAGGGCGGCCGGCGATCACCCGGATCACCGGGCTGGTGGAGCATGTCCTCTACTGCGGCGAGGGCGGGGAGGCCGACCTCCTGCTGGTCGCACCCTGCACCGCAAACACGATCGGGAAGATCGCTGCCGGGGTCGATGACACCCCGGTCACAACGTTTGCCTCGACCGCGCTCGGCCGCGGGATGCCGGTGGTGGTCGTCCCGGCGATGCACGAGAGCATCTACCGCCATCCGGGGGTCGTGGAGAACCTTGAACGGCTCCGTTCATGGGGGATCGATCTCGTCGAGCCCCGGATCGAGGAGGGGAAGGCTAAGATCGCCGATACCGATACGATCGTGCTTCACGTCGAACGTGCCGTCTCCGGGAGACCGCTTGCAGGAAAGAGGGTGCTGATCACGAGCGGGGCGTGCGCTGAACCTCTCGACGATGTCCGGGTTCTGACGACCCGGTCGACCGGGCTGATGGGACGGGCGCTCGCTCTCGAGGCGTTCCGACTGGGAGCGGATGTTGCTGTTGTCCACGCGGGGTCGTTTCCATGCGTTCGAAACATCCGGGCGGCAACGGCCGCGGAGATGCGCCAGGCCGTCCTCTCGGTCTGCCGGGACGAGGGGGTCGATGTATATATCAGCGCAGCGGCGATATCGGATTATGCTCCCGAGAGACATGAGGGGAAGATCAGGGGCGGATCTCCGATGACGATCCGGCTGAACCCGCTCCCGAAGGTCATCGATGAGGTCATGCAGACCTGCCGCCCGGCGGTGACGGTGGCCTTCAAACTGGGCTGGGACGAGGAGGAGCGGGCGAGGGCGATGCTCGACGCCGGTGTGAGGATGGTTGTTCTGAACACCCCGGCAACGATGGGAGCAGCGGAGGGGTCGTTTGTGATCATGACTGCAGGGGGGTCGCGGAACGTGACCGGGAGCAAAGAGGAGGTCGCCGGGGCTATATGGTCAGAACTGCTGTAG
- a CDS encoding AAA family ATPase, with protein MLWSEVYRPRRCEDIIGQDAVIRQMTAFADSGSIPHMLIFGPHGTGKTTAIGCMTERLYGENREANTTVFSTADLLGKGKSVLESDDRFSHIYRKDLSLIANFKRIVKWYASMRPLDAEFKVMVFEDADHLTFEAQQSLRRTMERYSATCRFVFVTVRPSAIIPAIASRCLPLFFAPLDAALVRARLEEILAAEGASVPKDDLDLIVYAARGDLRRAITYLQIAAGSGEEGFDLAEVARSETGNIAASAFEALRGGNLEAARGIVESLLIDYGLSAQEVVVELREVIRRDYNHPALVIALADTDLRLTHSANDFVQLNALLARIALEVSGEEGTAAL; from the coding sequence ATGCTCTGGAGTGAGGTCTACCGCCCCCGGCGGTGCGAGGATATCATAGGGCAGGATGCGGTCATCCGGCAGATGACGGCGTTTGCGGACTCCGGCAGCATACCCCACATGCTGATCTTCGGGCCGCACGGGACAGGGAAGACCACCGCCATCGGGTGTATGACAGAACGGCTCTACGGCGAGAACCGGGAGGCGAACACGACAGTTTTCAGCACGGCCGACCTCCTGGGGAAGGGGAAGAGCGTCCTTGAGTCGGATGACAGGTTCAGCCATATATACCGGAAAGACCTGAGCCTGATCGCCAACTTCAAGCGGATTGTGAAGTGGTATGCCTCGATGCGGCCGCTGGATGCCGAGTTCAAGGTGATGGTCTTTGAGGACGCCGACCACCTGACGTTTGAGGCGCAGCAGTCGCTCCGCCGGACGATGGAGCGCTACAGCGCCACATGCCGGTTTGTCTTTGTCACGGTGAGGCCGTCGGCCATCATCCCGGCAATCGCCTCGCGGTGTCTTCCGCTCTTCTTTGCCCCCCTGGATGCGGCGCTCGTCCGTGCCCGCCTTGAGGAGATACTGGCCGCGGAGGGGGCGAGCGTCCCAAAAGACGATCTCGACCTGATCGTCTATGCCGCACGCGGCGACCTGCGGCGGGCTATAACTTACCTGCAGATTGCAGCAGGGTCGGGGGAGGAGGGGTTCGACCTTGCGGAGGTTGCGCGGTCGGAGACCGGCAACATTGCCGCATCGGCGTTTGAGGCGCTCCGCGGCGGCAACCTGGAGGCGGCCCGCGGGATCGTTGAGTCGCTTTTGATCGACTACGGGCTCTCGGCGCAGGAGGTTGTCGTAGAACTCCGGGAGGTGATCCGGCGCGACTACAACCACCCGGCCCTTGTTATCGCCCTCGCCGATACGGATCTGCGGCTCACGCACAGCGCAAACGATTTTGTACAGTTAAATGCATTGCTTGCCCGGATCGCGCTGGAGGTGTCTGGTGAAGAAGGTACAGCAGCACTATGA
- a CDS encoding class I SAM-dependent methyltransferase gives MKKVQQHYDEIADVYDERYDGRRGRYYHGHIRDHVMRNLPKGGFLLDVGCGTGLFVQRYVEEGGRAVGLDVSQGMVRHGRGRCPDCGFCVGTADALPFVDGSFDALASLLAFSYIPDPEAALRECYRVLAPGGRIAVCTLSRTVFTSIVPLVYRISERIGLRGVGMGDFDEHYYTNAEMARLFRDAGFEDVTISRCSFAHLTLVEPIFTLARKVEPFIEKRLPYLAYNVCASGKKPEN, from the coding sequence GTGAAGAAGGTACAGCAGCACTATGACGAGATTGCGGATGTATACGATGAGCGCTACGACGGCAGACGGGGGAGGTACTACCACGGGCACATCCGCGACCACGTGATGCGGAATCTCCCGAAGGGCGGGTTTCTGCTGGACGTCGGTTGCGGAACCGGACTCTTTGTGCAGCGCTACGTAGAGGAGGGGGGCCGTGCGGTCGGGCTCGATGTCAGCCAGGGGATGGTCCGGCACGGCCGGGGGCGCTGCCCGGACTGCGGGTTCTGTGTCGGGACGGCCGATGCGCTGCCGTTTGTGGACGGGAGTTTCGATGCCCTGGCAAGCCTGCTTGCCTTCAGTTACATCCCCGACCCGGAGGCGGCGCTCCGGGAGTGTTACCGCGTCCTCGCACCCGGCGGCCGGATAGCCGTCTGCACGCTCTCCCGGACGGTCTTTACAAGCATCGTCCCCCTCGTCTACAGGATAAGCGAGAGGATAGGTCTGAGGGGTGTGGGGATGGGCGATTTCGATGAGCACTACTACACCAACGCGGAGATGGCAAGACTCTTTCGCGATGCCGGGTTTGAGGATGTCACTATCAGCCGGTGCTCGTTTGCGCACCTGACACTCGTCGAACCGATCTTTACCCTCGCGCGGAAGGTTGAGCCATTCATCGAGAAGAGACTGCCGTACCTGGCCTACAACGTCTGTGCAAGCGGGAAAAAACCGGAGAATTAG
- a CDS encoding dihydroneopterin aldolase family protein, translating into MITDREKAAFEAGIKLGALYHQFVGTPISRETADSVETAIEQAVSLQPCVTDVRVRLNREMMVSNRFGYSELAGRMLDAEVTTRVGTAVCRARLHLQDDYPMMEIVETHETARDTDHR; encoded by the coding sequence ATGATCACCGACCGCGAGAAAGCGGCGTTTGAAGCCGGGATCAAGCTCGGCGCCCTCTACCACCAGTTCGTCGGGACGCCGATCTCCCGCGAGACCGCTGATTCCGTTGAGACGGCCATCGAGCAGGCGGTCAGTCTCCAGCCCTGCGTGACGGATGTCCGCGTCCGGTTGAACCGCGAGATGATGGTCTCAAACCGGTTCGGCTACTCGGAACTTGCCGGGAGGATGCTCGATGCGGAGGTCACGACCCGGGTCGGGACGGCCGTCTGCCGCGCCCGGCTGCACCTCCAGGACGACTACCCCATGATGGAGATCGTAGAGACCCATGAAACTGCCCGCGATACCGATCACCGATGA
- a CDS encoding 60S ribosomal export protein NMD3 — protein sequence MTTAQTSICPRCGRPSEDGGVCPECRAADVRLLSCKPYVTAVYCPVCGSQKRGSTWSDLEVSREDLIAELAISAVTIHQDARDALVTIQSEDPTSNRTACTIEVEAVLYGVPVRETCRTEIRWQKESCDRCSRISGGYYAGIVQVRATDRKINAYEREVATNIAEQAEESLQQSGDRLSFISDLDDRKDGLDITVGTQHLGQEIAKQVTGALGGRFTTHPKLIGEKDGKGLYRVTYSIRLPYYQKGDVVVSKGRYYEVREIEGQRLRVFDLQNGTPLTLRTDDAERLIGNVREARSALVVFTQPGLVGLMDPETYVTREVNPVPWTTPVEGDYIRVLRDDEDDRLVIVG from the coding sequence ATGACCACCGCCCAGACAAGCATCTGCCCCCGCTGCGGGAGACCGAGCGAAGATGGAGGGGTCTGCCCCGAGTGCCGGGCGGCAGATGTGCGGCTGCTCTCCTGCAAACCCTATGTGACCGCCGTCTACTGTCCGGTCTGCGGGTCGCAGAAACGCGGCAGCACCTGGTCAGACCTTGAGGTCTCGCGCGAAGACCTCATCGCTGAACTTGCCATATCGGCGGTGACCATCCATCAGGACGCAAGGGATGCCCTGGTCACCATCCAGTCTGAGGATCCAACCTCAAACAGGACAGCCTGCACCATCGAGGTGGAGGCGGTGCTCTACGGCGTCCCGGTGAGGGAGACCTGCAGAACGGAGATCCGCTGGCAGAAAGAGTCCTGCGACCGCTGCAGCCGCATCTCCGGCGGCTACTACGCCGGGATAGTCCAGGTGCGGGCAACCGACCGAAAGATCAACGCCTACGAACGTGAGGTCGCCACAAACATAGCGGAACAGGCGGAGGAGTCGCTCCAGCAGTCGGGCGACCGCCTCTCGTTCATATCGGACCTCGACGACAGAAAAGACGGTCTCGATATCACCGTCGGGACACAGCACCTCGGCCAGGAGATAGCAAAACAGGTCACGGGAGCGCTCGGCGGCCGGTTCACAACCCACCCGAAACTGATCGGGGAGAAGGACGGGAAGGGGCTGTACCGGGTCACGTACTCCATCCGTCTCCCCTACTACCAGAAGGGCGACGTGGTTGTATCGAAGGGCAGATACTACGAGGTGCGTGAGATCGAGGGGCAGCGGCTCAGGGTGTTTGACCTCCAGAACGGCACGCCGCTGACGCTCAGGACCGACGATGCAGAACGCCTCATAGGCAACGTCCGTGAGGCCAGGTCGGCTCTCGTCGTCTTCACCCAGCCCGGTCTCGTGGGGCTGATGGACCCGGAGACCTACGTGACTCGCGAGGTCAACCCGGTGCCCTGGACGACGCCGGTGGAGGGGGACTACATCCGGGTGCTCCGCGACGACGAAGACGATCGGCTGGTTATCGTGGGGTGA
- a CDS encoding class I SAM-dependent methyltransferase — translation MRVRRLPASVLPRIAGEAWVDPDRRAYLRDGVACVPVRDGCPADEDLPERSVYRGRGYHLIGDVAVVHGDAPTKEEIESIVAHRHPRGVVWVKGCTGAMRIPEAVVVYGSAGEVRHREQGCTFILDPTRVMFAQGNRVEKARIAALVRPGERIADMFAGIGYFTIPAARSGASIHAMEINPVAFDYLRRSIAANSVADRVTPMMGDCRGLLSGVYDRILMGHFEAASFLPDALAHVRPGSVIHVHSIGDATAVIRERLMEAGLSATISSRRVKKYGPHTWHMVQDVRIE, via the coding sequence GTGCGGGTGCGAAGGCTGCCGGCATCGGTTCTGCCGCGTATCGCGGGCGAGGCGTGGGTCGATCCCGACCGCCGGGCATACCTGCGTGACGGCGTCGCCTGCGTCCCGGTCAGGGATGGCTGCCCGGCGGATGAGGATCTCCCGGAAAGGAGTGTCTACCGCGGCCGGGGCTACCACCTCATCGGCGATGTCGCGGTCGTCCACGGCGACGCGCCTACAAAAGAGGAGATCGAGTCAATCGTGGCGCACCGCCACCCCCGCGGTGTCGTATGGGTGAAGGGCTGCACCGGTGCCATGCGGATCCCGGAGGCGGTGGTGGTCTACGGGAGCGCCGGGGAGGTGCGGCACCGGGAGCAGGGCTGCACATTCATCCTTGACCCTACACGGGTGATGTTTGCTCAGGGAAACCGCGTGGAGAAGGCAAGGATCGCCGCTCTTGTCCGGCCGGGGGAGCGCATCGCCGATATGTTTGCCGGGATCGGCTACTTCACCATCCCGGCGGCGCGCAGCGGTGCAAGCATCCATGCGATGGAGATAAACCCCGTAGCCTTTGACTACCTGAGGCGCAGCATCGCGGCAAACAGCGTCGCTGACCGGGTCACGCCGATGATGGGCGACTGCCGCGGCCTCCTCTCGGGGGTCTACGACCGCATACTGATGGGGCATTTCGAGGCGGCATCGTTCCTCCCCGACGCCCTCGCCCATGTCCGGCCGGGAAGCGTCATCCACGTCCACAGCATCGGGGACGCGACGGCGGTGATCCGGGAACGGCTGATGGAGGCCGGGCTATCGGCGACGATATCCTCGCGCCGGGTGAAGAAATACGGGCCGCACACATGGCATATGGTGCAGGATGTGAGGATAGAATGA
- a CDS encoding DUF424 domain-containing protein: protein MYLKVHRIPGAGEVVAACDTDLMEVTLMHGEVEVRISGGFYGTQTATEDEVREALADADNANIIGKEVVALAVSMGLIAEKDCIMIDGVPHAQIFRI, encoded by the coding sequence ATGTACTTAAAAGTGCACCGCATACCCGGCGCCGGCGAGGTGGTGGCCGCCTGCGACACCGACCTGATGGAGGTCACCCTGATGCACGGCGAGGTGGAGGTCCGCATCAGCGGCGGATTCTACGGCACACAGACCGCCACGGAGGATGAGGTGCGGGAGGCGCTTGCCGACGCCGATAACGCCAACATCATAGGCAAAGAGGTCGTTGCCCTGGCCGTCTCCATGGGGCTCATCGCCGAGAAGGACTGTATCATGATAGACGGCGTCCCCCACGCCCAGATATTCAGGATCTAA
- a CDS encoding TatD family hydrolase has translation MKLPAIPITDDHIHIDPLNGRGIEAAKDFRRSGGTHIFLVTKPSWSSGIEPSSGEDYREVFERTLRVADDIREVGVVVYPVLGVHPAEISRLAGRMGLEEAAGVMMAGLDLAAAYVQEGAAVALKSGRPHYEAAPEVLAASNAVLYHALELGADCGCAVQLHAESGPCIDVLPMAKRAGIPVERVVKHFATPDTPLVPSLIARHEGIPALARAGLRFSMESDYMDENARPGAVVGPKSVPRFTRRYLEEGLITEEDAWRIHAGTPSRTYGVEISLP, from the coding sequence ATGAAACTGCCCGCGATACCGATCACCGATGACCATATCCATATCGACCCGCTGAACGGCCGGGGGATCGAAGCCGCGAAGGACTTCCGCCGCAGCGGCGGGACACACATCTTCCTGGTCACAAAACCCTCATGGTCGTCTGGCATAGAGCCATCCTCGGGAGAGGACTACCGCGAGGTCTTCGAGAGAACCCTCCGGGTTGCTGACGATATCCGGGAGGTCGGGGTTGTGGTCTACCCCGTCCTTGGCGTCCACCCGGCAGAGATCAGCCGTCTTGCCGGGAGGATGGGGCTTGAGGAGGCCGCCGGCGTGATGATGGCCGGGCTCGACCTTGCCGCCGCCTACGTCCAGGAAGGGGCGGCCGTGGCGCTAAAGAGCGGCCGGCCCCACTACGAGGCTGCACCTGAGGTGCTTGCAGCCTCAAACGCCGTCCTCTACCACGCGCTTGAACTCGGCGCCGACTGCGGTTGCGCCGTCCAGCTCCACGCCGAGAGCGGGCCGTGCATCGACGTTCTCCCGATGGCTAAGCGGGCTGGTATCCCGGTCGAGCGGGTCGTCAAACACTTTGCAACCCCTGACACCCCGCTCGTGCCGTCCCTGATCGCGCGTCACGAGGGTATCCCGGCGCTCGCCCGTGCAGGGCTGCGGTTCAGCATGGAGAGCGATTACATGGACGAGAACGCCCGGCCCGGCGCTGTTGTCGGGCCAAAATCTGTCCCGCGGTTCACGCGGCGATACCTTGAGGAGGGGCTCATCACCGAGGAGGATGCCTGGCGGATACATGCCGGGACGCCGTCACGCACATACGGCGTCGAGATCTCGCTCCCCTGA
- a CDS encoding pantoate kinase gives MVRTAVAFSPGHISGYFRRIEGREIATTGSIGAGVVIDEGVRSTVEEAGETSVRVLRDGCVSTGSPPIEYALDRIGVCARVTTECRLPIGAGFGLSAAALLATLTAANSLFDLGLSADGVAAAAHEAEVVQRTGLGDVAASLGGGVACRKGPGITAEVARFYPEEPIYAMSLGPLPTASVLGSAETMASISAAYPRRCPHNLIDFYRLSRSFAERSRLIAPDVRRVLEACDAAGVPASMTMLGNGVFASGAAAEGVLARFGEVYKLAVARRGPYLIEVIP, from the coding sequence ATGGTCAGAACTGCTGTAGCATTCTCGCCGGGTCATATATCCGGATACTTCAGGCGCATCGAGGGGAGAGAGATCGCGACCACAGGGAGCATCGGCGCCGGCGTTGTGATCGATGAGGGTGTGCGCTCGACGGTCGAGGAGGCGGGGGAGACGAGCGTCCGGGTGCTCCGGGATGGCTGCGTGAGCACCGGGTCGCCGCCGATCGAGTACGCCCTTGACCGGATCGGGGTGTGCGCCCGCGTCACGACAGAGTGCCGGCTTCCCATAGGCGCCGGGTTCGGGCTCTCGGCGGCGGCGCTCCTTGCGACGCTCACGGCCGCAAACAGTCTCTTTGACCTGGGGCTCTCCGCAGACGGGGTTGCGGCCGCTGCCCACGAGGCCGAGGTTGTCCAGCGCACCGGTCTTGGGGACGTTGCCGCAAGCCTCGGCGGCGGGGTCGCCTGCCGGAAAGGGCCCGGGATCACTGCAGAGGTTGCCCGTTTCTACCCGGAAGAACCCATCTACGCCATGAGTCTTGGCCCGCTCCCGACAGCCTCCGTCCTTGGATCGGCTGAGACGATGGCAAGTATCTCTGCCGCATACCCCCGGCGATGTCCGCACAACCTGATCGACTTCTACCGGCTCTCGCGGTCGTTTGCCGAGAGGAGCAGGCTCATCGCGCCGGATGTCCGCCGGGTGCTGGAGGCCTGCGACGCGGCCGGCGTCCCGGCAAGCATGACGATGCTTGGAAACGGTGTCTTTGCCAGCGGTGCTGCGGCGGAGGGGGTGCTCGCCCGGTTCGGAGAGGTCTACAAACTGGCGGTCGCACGCCGGGGCCCGTACCTGATCGAGGTGATACCGTGA